A segment of the Microbacterium luteolum genome:
GTCTCGAACTTGAGGTGCACGCCGACCGGTCTGTCGACCGTCGCTGCGGCCGCCGCGGCCTCGAGCTGATCGAAGGAGGAGATCCCGAGTTCGATGTTCTCGGCGGCGGCGCGCTCGAACCGCTCCCCCGGCGCGTGCAGCCACGCCAGGATCGGGGCGTGCACACCCTGCCTGCGGAGCTCCAGCGCCTCGGGGATCTCGGCGACGCCGATCCGGGTGGCGCCGGCGGACAGGGCGGCGACGGCGGTGGCCGCCGCCCCGTGGCCGTACGCATTCGCCTTGGCGACGGCGATGACCTCGACGCCCGTAAGCCGACGGAAGTGCCGCACGTTGTCGGCGATCGCGTCGAGGTCGATGGTCGCTTCTCGGAACGGGACGGTCACAGCGGCGCTCCTTCGGCGACGACGAACGCGGCGGCGAGACCGGCGTCGTGGGTGAGGGTGAGGTGGAGCGTCAGGATGCCGCGCTCTTCCACGACGGCGGCCGTGGAACCCGAGAGGACGAAGTGCGGCTTTCCCGAGGGTTCGGAGGCGATCTCGATCTCGGTCCAGTGTACGCCGTCCGAGCCACCGAGCGCCTTGATCAGCGCTTCCTTCGCCGCATACCGGGCAGCGAGAGACGGAATCCGCAGCGTGCGCTCGGCCGGTGCGAAGAGTCGCTCGCGCAGACGTGGTGTCCGCTCCATGGTCCGTTCGAACCGCGGGATGTCCACGAGGTCGATGCCGGTCCCGATGATCACCCGTTCAGCCTACCGAGCCGTCTCGGCGTTTCGACTGAGCGCCCCCTTTGTGTGCGAGCCACCCCGGTACGAACGCGTCAAAAGGGGCGGCTCGCACCAAAAGGGGCGGCTCGGCGAGACGGCCTACTCGACCGTGACGGACTTCGCGAGGTTGCGCGGCTGGTCGACGTCGAGGCCCTTGGCCGTGGCGAGCGCCATGGCGAAGATCTGCAGCGGCACGACCGCGAGCAGCGGCTCGAACATGGGGCCGGCGAGGGGGATGTGGATGACCTCGTCGGCGAACGGCAGTACCGCGGCGTCGCCCTCTTCGGCGATCACGATCACCCGGGCACCGCGGGCGCGGATCTCCTGGATGTTCGAGACGACCTTCGAGTGCACGAGCGCCGAGTGGCGGGGCGACGGCACCAGCACGAACACGGGCTGACCCGGCTCGATGAGCGCGATCGGACCGTGCTTGAGCTCACCGGCCGCGAAGCCCTCCGCATGGATGTAGGAGATCTCCTTGAGCTTGAGAGCACCCTCGAGCGCGATCGGGTAGCCGACGTGGCGACCGAGGAACAGCACCGAGCGGGTGTCGGCCATCCAGCCGGCGAGCTGGGTGACGTGCTCCTGCTCGCTCGCGAGGACGCGGGCGACCTTCTCCGGGAGGGCGGCGAGCTCGGCGACGTCGGCCGAGGCGTCGGCGACCGTGCCGCGCACGCGGCCCATGTGCAGGCCGAGCAGCAGCAGCGCGGTGATCTGCGCCGAGAACGCCTTGGTCGATGCGACGGCGACCTCGGGACCAGCGTGGGTGTAGACGACGGCATCCGACTCGCGCGGGATGGTCGCGCCCTGCGTGTTGCAGATCGACAGGGTGCGGGCTCCGCGCTCGCGGGCGTACTTCACGGCCATGAGCGTGTCCATGGTCTCGCCCGACTGGCTGATCGAGACGACGAGCGTGTCGGCGCCGATCACCGGGTCGCGGTAGCGGAACTCGTGCGCGAGCTCGACGTCGACCGCGACGCGCGCCCACTGCTCGATCGCGTACTTGCCGACGAGCGCCGCGTAGGAAGCCGTGCCGCACGCCGTGATGATGACGCGGTTGATGCCGACGAAGAGCTCGTCGAG
Coding sequences within it:
- a CDS encoding holo-ACP synthase, giving the protein MIIGTGIDLVDIPRFERTMERTPRLRERLFAPAERTLRIPSLAARYAAKEALIKALGGSDGVHWTEIEIASEPSGKPHFVLSGSTAAVVEERGILTLHLTLTHDAGLAAAFVVAEGAPL
- the glmS gene encoding glutamine--fructose-6-phosphate transaminase (isomerizing), with the translated sequence MCGIVGYVGPRPSQDILLAGLARLEYRGYDSAGVAVIDGDGALGMRKKAGKLAKLRDSLTDAPLPDGSTGIGHTRWATHGGPTDVNAHPHLADDDKLAVIHNGIIENFSALRGELLADGVEFRSETDTEVAAALLGRAYADNGGDLQLAFRSVVNRLEGAFTLLAMHQDHPGLVVGARRNSPLVIGLGEGENFLGSDVAAFIEHTRKALAIGQDQIVSITPDAVTVTDFFGQPVQAEPFDVSWDAAAAEKGGWSSFMAKEVAEQPEAVANTIRGRIQDGQVVIPELDGLDELFVGINRVIITACGTASYAALVGKYAIEQWARVAVDVELAHEFRYRDPVIGADTLVVSISQSGETMDTLMAVKYARERGARTLSICNTQGATIPRESDAVVYTHAGPEVAVASTKAFSAQITALLLLGLHMGRVRGTVADASADVAELAALPEKVARVLASEQEHVTQLAGWMADTRSVLFLGRHVGYPIALEGALKLKEISYIHAEGFAAGELKHGPIALIEPGQPVFVLVPSPRHSALVHSKVVSNIQEIRARGARVIVIAEEGDAAVLPFADEVIHIPLAGPMFEPLLAVVPLQIFAMALATAKGLDVDQPRNLAKSVTVE